From one Streptomyces sp. SCSIO 30461 genomic stretch:
- a CDS encoding MetQ/NlpA family ABC transporter substrate-binding protein: protein MRNHRKYTKLAAIAAATTALAIGLTACGTASDPGATSGSGDKSAAENERLVVAASPTPHADILEYVRKNLAAKAGLTLEVREFTDYVLPNNATQQGQVDANFFQHKPYLDDFNKKNGTTIVPVVDVHLEPLGLYSGKARSLKDIKAGQTIAVPNDTTNEGRALKLLADNGLITLKPGAGTDAKLSDIADKKGLEFKELEAATLPRALNDVDAAVINGNYAIEADLAPADDALALEKPEGNPYANFLAVKKGNEKDPRVEKLAKLLNSPEVKKYIEDTYKGSVIPAFGPAA, encoded by the coding sequence GTGCGTAACCACCGCAAGTACACCAAGCTCGCTGCCATCGCAGCCGCCACCACCGCGCTGGCCATCGGCCTCACCGCCTGCGGCACCGCTTCCGATCCCGGCGCCACGTCCGGCTCCGGAGACAAGTCCGCGGCGGAGAACGAGCGGCTCGTCGTGGCCGCGTCGCCGACCCCGCACGCGGACATCCTCGAGTACGTCAGGAAGAACCTGGCCGCGAAGGCGGGACTCACCCTTGAGGTAAGGGAGTTCACCGACTACGTGCTGCCGAACAACGCCACGCAGCAGGGTCAGGTCGACGCCAACTTCTTCCAGCACAAGCCGTACCTGGACGACTTCAACAAGAAGAACGGCACCACCATCGTCCCGGTCGTCGACGTGCACCTGGAGCCGCTCGGCCTCTACTCCGGCAAGGCTCGGTCCCTCAAGGACATCAAGGCGGGTCAGACCATCGCCGTGCCCAACGACACCACCAACGAGGGTCGCGCGCTCAAGCTGCTGGCGGACAACGGCCTGATCACCCTCAAGCCGGGCGCCGGCACCGATGCCAAGCTCTCCGATATCGCCGACAAGAAGGGCCTGGAGTTCAAGGAGCTGGAAGCAGCCACGCTGCCCCGTGCCCTGAACGACGTCGACGCCGCCGTCATCAACGGCAACTACGCCATCGAGGCCGATCTCGCGCCTGCCGACGACGCACTCGCACTGGAGAAGCCGGAAGGCAACCCGTACGCCAACTTCCTCGCCGTCAAGAAGGGCAACGAGAAGGACCCGCGGGTGGAGAAGCTGGCGAAACTCCTCAACTCCCCTGAGGTGAAGAAGTACATCGAGGACACGTACAAGGGCTCGGTCATCCCGGCCTTCGGGCCCGCCGCGTAA
- a CDS encoding methionine ABC transporter permease, producing MTWPEMQPLLTQGTIDTLYMVLWSTVVTVIGGLPLGVLLVLTDKGGLLQNTAVNKVVGVIVNIGRSLPFIILLIALIPVTTAVVGTFIGPTAMIVPLAVGAIPFFARLVETAIREVDHGLVEAVQSMGGSIPTIIRKVLLPQALPSIVAAVTTTVIVLVGYSAMAGAVGGEGLGSKAVTYGFQRFETSFMLITVAILIAIVTAVQLIGDGAVRLLARRGRTA from the coding sequence GTGACCTGGCCGGAAATGCAGCCACTGCTGACCCAGGGCACCATCGACACCCTCTACATGGTGCTCTGGTCCACAGTCGTCACCGTCATCGGCGGACTGCCGCTCGGTGTTCTGCTGGTGCTCACGGACAAAGGCGGACTCCTCCAGAACACCGCCGTGAACAAGGTCGTCGGCGTGATCGTGAACATCGGCCGCTCACTGCCGTTCATCATCCTGCTCATCGCGCTGATCCCCGTCACCACCGCAGTGGTCGGCACCTTCATCGGCCCGACGGCCATGATCGTGCCACTCGCCGTCGGCGCCATCCCCTTCTTCGCGCGGCTCGTCGAAACGGCGATCCGCGAGGTCGACCACGGACTGGTCGAAGCGGTCCAGTCCATGGGCGGCTCCATACCGACGATCATCCGCAAGGTGCTGCTTCCGCAGGCCCTGCCCTCGATCGTCGCTGCCGTCACCACCACCGTGATCGTCCTCGTCGGCTACTCGGCGATGGCGGGCGCAGTCGGCGGTGAAGGCCTCGGGTCCAAGGCCGTGACCTACGGCTTCCAGCGATTCGAGACCTCGTTCATGCTCATCACCGTCGCCATCCTGATCGCCATCGTCACGGCCGTTCAGCTCATCGGAGACGGAGCGGTACGGCTGCTGGCCCGCCGAGGTCGCACCGCCTGA
- a CDS encoding ATP-binding cassette domain-containing protein: MITTKGLTKVYQSRGRDVTALDGVDLHVREGEVFGVIGRSGAGKSSLIRCVNLLERPTSGTVTVDGTDLTALAGRGNRAGRELRQARSRIGMVFQHFNLLSSRSVKDNIELPLEILGVTGAERSRRALELLDLVGLSDKDRAYPGQLSGGQKQRVGIARALAGSPKVLLSDEATSALDPETTRSILELLRDLNRQLGLTVLLITHEMDVVKSVCDSAALMERGRVVESGTVSELLATPGSELARELFPVTGDVTGPDRTVVDVTFHGDTATQPVISQLSRTYNIDISILGAAMDTVGGRQIGRMRIELPGRYEDNVVPVGFLREQGLRIEHVEPGGVPTPRPEPVREAAL, encoded by the coding sequence GTGATCACCACCAAGGGCCTCACGAAGGTCTACCAGTCGCGAGGCCGCGACGTCACCGCCCTCGACGGAGTCGATCTGCACGTCCGGGAGGGCGAGGTCTTCGGAGTCATCGGCCGCAGCGGCGCCGGAAAGTCCTCCCTCATCCGCTGCGTCAACCTGCTGGAGCGGCCCACATCGGGCACCGTGACCGTCGACGGCACGGACCTCACGGCCCTCGCCGGACGCGGCAACCGCGCGGGCAGGGAACTGCGCCAGGCCCGCAGCCGCATCGGTATGGTCTTCCAGCACTTCAACCTGCTGTCCTCGCGGAGCGTCAAGGACAACATCGAGCTCCCCCTGGAGATCCTCGGCGTCACCGGCGCCGAGCGCTCCCGGCGCGCCCTCGAACTGCTCGACCTCGTCGGACTCTCCGACAAGGACAGGGCATATCCCGGGCAGCTCTCGGGCGGCCAGAAGCAGCGCGTCGGCATCGCCCGTGCGCTGGCGGGGAGCCCGAAGGTGCTGCTCTCCGACGAGGCCACCAGCGCCCTCGACCCGGAGACCACCCGTTCCATCCTCGAGTTGCTGCGCGACCTCAACCGTCAGCTCGGACTCACGGTGCTCCTCATCACCCACGAGATGGACGTGGTGAAGTCCGTCTGCGACTCCGCCGCGCTGATGGAGCGGGGCAGGGTCGTGGAGTCCGGCACGGTCAGCGAGCTGCTCGCCACACCCGGGTCGGAGCTCGCCAGGGAGCTGTTCCCGGTGACCGGTGACGTCACCGGCCCCGACCGCACGGTCGTCGATGTCACCTTCCACGGCGACACCGCCACCCAGCCCGTGATCTCCCAGCTCTCACGCACGTACAACATCGACATCTCGATACTCGGCGCCGCGATGGACACCGTCGGCGGGCGGCAGATCGGCCGAATGCGCATCGAACTGCCCGGCCGCTACGAGGACAACGTCGTGCCGGTCGGCTTCCTGCGCGAACAGGGGCTCCGGATCGAGCATGTCGAGCCGGGCGGCGTCCCGACGCCGCGCCCCGAACCGGTGAGGGAGGCGGCGCTGTGA